A region of the Gopherus flavomarginatus isolate rGopFla2 chromosome 3, rGopFla2.mat.asm, whole genome shotgun sequence genome:
TTGGAAAACTTAGGCCAGTGTCTATTTTTCCTTCTCAAGAGAGAAAAGGATCTTTGTATCCAAACAATTGTTTTTAAGATGCATACAAGAAACACCACCAGTAATTAGCACTGTTGAACTGTCAGTGGATATTCTGTGCACTCCCAAATTGAGGATGCTGACATCTGTGATCTCTTCCTGCAGGCCACAGTCACATATTAACTCAGGTCCAGGCATGGCAAATCACTAATGTTATTTGTATTGCACCTGATGTCCCCCACTGGGGTAAGTACTGTACGCAGACATAGTATGAGACAAACTGTGCCTGGAGCAGTTTATAGTGTAAACAAACAGGGCACTTCCTTCTGGATATCCCTGTTTTGCAGATGGCAAAAGTGAGGCACATGGAAATCAAGGCCCActtcctcaaagatatttaggctcctaatagccattgatttcaGGGCCTCAGAAACTTGCCCAATGCCACATGGCGAGTTAATCTTAGAGCAGGAAACAGAACCCACATTTCCTGAAGGCCCAGTTAGTGCCAAAACCACAAGATCAATCATGCTCTCCAGAGTGTTACACCAGGATCTACATGCTAGAAACTAAACAGGAGAACCTTCCTTATGGTTATTTATCTGAGCTGGGCCTTCCATATGCCGCTCCACCATTAACTGGGCTTGGCTCACAGAGAAAAACACTGACCCTGGGAATTTCCCTTCCTGTGAAAGTGCAATCAGGAGCTAGTAAGAATTGTAGAAAACGGTTCCTGCTGTTATCTTACGGCTTTTCCTGTAAATCTCTTACCTTTTCTCATGAATGGAGACACACTGTGGTCCATAGCCCAGGCTGGCATCATTTCATAGTTAGCGGTAGGATTCTTCTTCATCTCCTGGAAGGAGGTATGGTGGAGGATTTTATTCACCACTTCCTCCTTCAGGTCCTTTCCCAGAAACTGGAGCACCTTCTCTATTTCGCGCTTTGGGTCCTgcagagagacaggcagacagCCTCTCAGGTGGTGAGACATGATGAAGGATAATATGTTACTGAGTAGAAGTTTTCCTAGCCACTCTTGGATGTGTTGTTAGAATGTGACACATCTTTCTTGTATTCATTTGGGACCTAATCGAGAGACCAGTGGGTTGTGGAGTAGGCCTCTGATGAGCAAAGAGCAGCTCTTTTAATGAGTGATGCATCATAATAACCCATGATTTCTAGAGCccagaaaaacttttgaaaaaaaggcTCAGCAAAGGCTTGCTATCCTGTACAATCAACTTGAAACAAAACACTCCATTTACCAAGGGGGCTGTGACATACAGTACTAATGCCACACTAGCATTCTAGAAGCAGAGCGTATAAGTTCATAGAATCAGTGAAGAGAGGagggacatggaaaaaaaaaagtcaggagcCCACTGTAAATATTAAAAGTAAATTCATTTAATCCCAGATCTCACAGAAAGGGCATTAATTAAGCTTCTAAAATTCTAGCACTGAGAGTCATACGAAATGGCCTACCCTTTTAAAAGTAGAGACGGAAACTAGCCGAAACCGTTAAACAAAATTCTCACCAGCCATCAACTCTAACTTCAGCCTAACTGCAGCTCAGTTATATAATCTCTTGGCTCCATCCCTTACTGGTTTTAGGCAATCAGCCCCTTCCACatccttttttattcttttgagTGTGCCTGTTgtattcccctctctccccccgcccctcttAAAACACCTTTCCATCTTGTTTTCTGTAGCCAGGAGGAAAAAGGGGCCCCTCACCAACACACCACCCAAAATCCAAAACAACCAAAGTTAGAACAAACCAACCAAGTAATATTAATCGGTTCCATGAGAAGCTACAGTGTGGCCTTCCCTGAAATGCTGCAGTCCTAGCACCAGGGGGTGCTGTGGAAAGGTATAAATAGCAGCCCTTAGAAACCCCCTGCCTCATATGACCTTAAGTGGAGTCTAGCAGCCTATGGCTAGTATTGTAGCTGCTTCTGGTTCCAGTGAGAACTCAACCCAAACCCCTTGCCTTAAGGTAAGAATAGCTAAAgcttctctacacacacacacaaaaattaccAGCATAACTATGCAGGTAAAACTCCCTGTATACACACTCCCATCCCAGGCTTTCCCCAAGATAAGCCCTAAGTGTCTACTTTTGAGAGATAATTAAGTCAGTTCTGCAGTTTGCAGCCTGCAGTGCAGTGGAgtggtttgttggtttgttttctttctttcttaagttATAGCCAACTCAAGGGCTTTAATATCCCTTAACCTCCGTGGAGGTTTGCTGAGTCACAACCAGCTTCACCTGCCAAATAGATTTCAGCTGCATTCACCCCTGCACAGAACATTATGGATGTAATTGTACAACTGCCAGCAATCTCGCTCAGTGTGTATACACAGAGATCTTCCGgcagtacatcaactcatctagatatttgcctagttttacaacaggctacataaaaagcactaacaaagTCAGTACAACCAAAAttttcatacagacaaaaggagaaagtaagtaatttttcagtaatggTGCGTGGTGacacttttttattatttttatgtcTCATTTTGCAGGCAAGtaggtttttaagtgaggtgaaacttggggtacacaagacaaatttCTAAAGCCCCCCTGACTCCCTTCCTGTACTTAGTCACCAAACTACCCTGTGTTCCCCCTCAGCACTTCAGTGTGTAAAATCTGTGACCATGTGTGTTCGTTGTGATGCTGTCTGTCTGAATGCAAAGATGCGAGACATGAGAATATTTAAAGATGGCTCAAATATGAATTGAAGATCCTAATATGTCACTGACCCAGGCTAAGCCTGGTATCTCCTCCCTCTTTGTTAGTGCTCTGGGTGCAAAAGAGAACAGGCTGGGGAAGAAGAACCTTGATTTGCCTGGTGGTGGTGAGGGCCAGCTGGTGGGAGCTCATTAAGAGGTGCAGGATGTGTGTGTTGGCAGGGGGCTTATTGTGTTACCTAGAGGATGAGAGGAGGGTCTTGGTCCCTCCGTCCCCTCCTAGTTCTACCTTCTCTTGGGGTTGATAGGGGCACAAAAGGGAGTGTTTATGGACCAGACTAAAATCAGACCTGGGGAAAAGCCGGGGTCGTTGCTTTCTAAACCAACGGGACATGAGCCATCTAGCAGTTTAGGGATTGTTTACCATATTATAAGAAGCTAAGGGGCAGGTTAAAATGAATCATGGCTTGGATCAACTGAATCCACTGTCATATCTATGGGTGGCGTTGGAGCCATAGGCAGGAAGTTTGGGCCTGTGAACTCACTGCCTTAGTTCCGCACTGAACGTGGCTGGTTCTGGCATTGTTTTGTTAATATTCCAGATAGATGTCAATGTGCCTCAgagccaaatgcaaagtattgTCCCACTGGGTATAGTAAAATAGGCGACTTCAGAACCACCCCTCCACTCCTAACGATGCCAGTGTTGCAAATGGACATGCAGGGGAAGAACGATGAATTTCTGGACTGGcactcaggagatgtgggttcaacTCCCAGGTCTGTGACAGATTCCCtctaggcaaatcacttaatctgtcAGTATCTCAGTTCAACAGGAGTAACAGTGCTACCCTCCCATCAGGCGTGTTGTGAGGCTACACTCATTAATGACTGGGACATGCTCAGATAGGGCAGTGAGGGGAGCTCTACACGTACCTAGATAGATGTTAAAATCACCCTCCTTCCTTAGCGAAAGGGGGCATTTGGAGCAGAATCCCCTGGCATCTGCTCATCGCTTCCCCTGCCTCACCTTTTTCATGTCCTCGTAGAACATGTACAGAATTCGATAGGCCTTTTTCTTCTCCCACCAGCCTTTGACATGATCGTACCAGGATCCATAAGCCACTTCATCCAGATTGAAACGAGCAACAaagaaaaggaggagagagacatCACAGCTAGCACTGAGTGTCACAGGGGACTTGAGCTGTTAGGTTATTATACCAGTCTGCCAGCAGGAGgttgggagccccattgcttggGACGTTTAAAACCAGGCTGGACAGAAGAGTGGACTGTGTGCTATGTGCACTAATCCTgcccaggggcaggggtggaTGGGATGAACTCCTAGTCCTTTTTCTTCAATAACCAGCTGGAATTTTTAAAGgcatctaagggtacgtctacacggTGCTTAAAAATCCGGGGCACTGAATCTCAGAATCTGGATCAGCTGCCTCAGGTTCATGGGGCTCAGgaagcagggctaaaaatagcagtgaagacattcaggctcaggctggagccctggctctgagaccctccctatCATGGGGTCTCAGAGTGTGGGCCCAGCTAGGGTTGCcggttttggttggatgtattcttgGAGGTTTTATCTTTAAttcatgacataatctttaattcaagattaatctttaattcctggagactctggGACAATCCTGGAGAGGTGGCAAGCCTGGCTCCAGTGCatgcccaaacatctacactacaattataTAGACCCGCAGCCCAGGCCCCGTGAGCCTGAGTGAATTGAGCCAGGCCCTGAGACTCAGGGCTAAAGGTTttttattgtagtgtagacatacccagagggaCCATCCGGTCAGCtgctttctcctcccaccccctgcactcACGCTGAATTGAACCTTCTTTCTGTGGGGTAGGGAGAAGATGGGTACCTTGAGTCCCCAGTTCTGGTCCCTCTGTCCAGAGGCATTGACAAGGTGGCTGAGAacggtttgggggtgggagggattaAAAAGGTAACTAACCAGATATGTTACATGCTTGTTCTACGTTGGCTGGCCAGGGGTTTTGTCTAGTTAGACTGAGCCGTGTCGTTCTCTGTGTGTGCACGGTGCCTGCGTGGAGCTGTTGGGCCCCACTGCTAATGCCAACATTATTATTTTGGCCTCAACAAGGCTTTGCAAACTCCTCTTCTAAGTATTGTGTAAACATTCTGGTTGGTTTGGAGTCTTGGCCCCAGACCAGAAACTGAAACGTTTGGGCTCTGCtcctgaagggggaggattgtGAGGGCACTGAGTATAGTAACAATTATTTCTGTTACAGTAGCCCTGTGAGATTCCTTTGTGTTAGGTACCATacacacatagtgagagacagtccctacccctgagagctcacaatctaaatagataagacaaggCAGGAGGGCAAATGGAGTCACAGAgcagtgactggcccaaggtcacacagggagatgaagtgactggcctaaggtcacccagcaagtaagtggcagagctgggactagaacccaggtcatTTCAGTTCTAGTCCTGTGCCCTATCCACTGAACCATGTTGCCATGGCCTAATGTTCACAAACTGCCCTAAGGAACTCACCGTCCTGTCAGGCTCTGAGGAGCCAAGGGAAGTCATTGACTCTGGACCCTTTATAGCCCAACTGAATAACATATCCCTGGATTCCTGTCCAGGGGGTGAAGGGAGAATTGCTTTTCTGTTGTTTACAATCTTATGCCACACCTGTTACTGTGGTGTCTGAGAGGTTACCCCTACCTTTCCCAGCCATAAACTTCCCCAGGAACTCATCCCAGGTGCCAGGGTCTGGATGAATCTTTGCCATCTGGTAGAAATGGTAATAAGAGACAGCCACATCCTTGGCATTTCGGGCAAGGTAGATCATCTGCAGGACAGAAAAGGGAATGTAGTGCAGTCTGAATTAGCAGGGACTGCGACCTGACCCCCTGCATAGGTCTGGAAGAGATTTCCCCTGCTCCAGTACAAACACTATCACTGCACAACTGGCATATGAATTATGGGGAGGTTGTCTTTCTGAGGTTTTTGGCCCTGGATGCTGCTGGAACCAGGAGGCAGGCCTAGGTTGGCTGACAGATGACAATTCCCGCATCACCATGTCTCTCTGGAGCTGGTTACCTTGCAGTCCTGCTCCCAGAAGGAGACGGGGAGGAGCTGAACTGGGAGGTGGGTCTTCACTAGCCGAGGCAATGGCATCACAGccagctgctctgtgcctggAAAACACACAGGGGGTTAAAGATATCGTCTGGAGCACCTGGCTCATCCTGAATGAACAGCGTGCACTCACTGGAGAATGAGTCAACACTTCCTGCCTCTTCCTTTCATGATGCCTAGAAAGAGGGAAGTGTGGCTAAATGCCCTCCCCATCCTAACTCTCCTGTGGCTGGCAGCCTTCTCATGCATAACCGCTGCACCTGAATCTTTGATCAGCTCCACTGATTTGTTCATTGCAGCCACCAGTCCAAATGTACCTTCTCTCTTTAAACCCGCCCATGGAACCACTTCAGCTTGTCTCTTGGACCCTGCCTGTCCCTCTGCTGCCCTCCCCTGTCCCTCTGCCCATTTAGCTCTGGTTTCCTCTGTGATGCACCAAACAATCCTGTAACTGGTGGTGCAGATTCACACTCTTGGCAACTGCTGCTGGCTAGAATGACTTTcctgcaggaccggcgctagagttttttgcgccctaggcgcacggccatttcgccgccccgcacgccgctcccgtggctccggtggagctgccgcagccatttctgcggagggtctgttggtccacggctccggtggagctaccgcagccgtgcctgcgagaggtccaccgaagctgcggaccaacggaccctccacaggcaccactgtggcaggttcactggagctgcctgcccccgccccccggcaaaatgccgccccccaaaaaatctgGCACCCTAgacgattgcctagttcgcctcaatgaaagcgccggccctgctttcCTGTATCTCTCCGCCTCATTCAAGAGGGCCTCTCTCATTTCAGATCTCATCCTGGCCGACTACTctttagttaagcactggaacaggtaaCCAAGGGAGGCTGTCGAATCCCCACCTTTGGAGGTTTTAAGAACGGGTTAGACAAAGACCTATCAAGCATGATTtaggtatatttggtcctgcctctgcACAGGGAGGTGGACTAGAAGGCCTCTCAAAGTgccttccagcccaacatttctatgattagtagcagcaaaaggaaaaataaattatgattatttttatAGCACTGCCAGTGCTTTACAGACATAACGAGGTCTCTGAGcctaagagtttacagtctatctAAACACGGGTAGAGACTTGGGCTAGGATGGGAAGAAAAGCAGCGTAATTGTCCCTTACTCCCATTTAAATGTTTCACATGAGAATCACAGCGAGAGAGCTGCTTTCTTCTGACACAGAACAAGGAACTCCACCAGAATAAGCTAAACCTAAGGCTGTGTTCCTAATGCTGCTCTGTTTCACTCTAGAGTTTCTGGCTTCCGGCAACAGAttcaaagaagcagaacacacATCGCACACTGGTGCCACAACATTTTTCTACTGACTTTGTTTTTCTGTGGTGAGGAGCAGGATTAATAAGCAGGAAACAAATGAGTTTTAAGGCAGGCTTTGGGAGAGAAATGGGATAATGTGATGCTGGCCGGGTCAGGGAAGGTGTTCCTGGCTCTTTAATGGCATGTTTAACCCTGTAAAGCAGGTTGGTGTACAGTTGGTACAAAGACAATATAAAACCAGCTGCGTTGTTGTAGAGGTTGAATTACATACAGTATTAGAATCAGTCCAGAGACAGCATTCCTACTTCTCCTCCTTCCATGGCTCCTGTGGGAGGGGACTCCTGCATTTGTCTGCTCTCCTGTACAAGACTTACCACTTGGGAGTCCAGGGCAGCTCATTTCCATGAAAGGGATTCGATTGAAAATTGCATCCCGTTTACATTTCTCCTCGTCCCCGTCGTTGTAAATCATGTCCACGATTTCACTAATCCAGGTTGTGCCTGAAACGTAGATTGAAAGGCAGCATTTCAGAGGTAAGCGTATTCTGTCTCCTGCTATTTACATACACTCTTATTTTTACTTGCCTGATTTCGGGTAGGTGGAAATGAGAAGGTCGTCTGGCCTGGCCTGGAATGATTCCACCTGGGCCCACTTCTCCACAAAAGTCCAGTAGAGAGGAATTTCATGGATAACATCTAATTCCTGCCTTGACAAATGTTCCATGTTGAGAGGGCTGAGTTAAGGTGAGGAAAAAAGGAGTTAAATGGCTCTCATTATTTGCATGATAACCGTATGGAAgacattcctgcccatcctgggaaCTAACATTGGTTTCCAAGATGTGGGGGTGGTAGAATTCCATTTGTATTGATTTCTGTATTCTCTCTTCCATGAATCAATATACTTTGCAACTtctaaacaaaacaagcaaacaaacaaacaaaacccagaaaACTTTGAGTTTCAACTGGAAGTGTTCCACTGGAGCCTagtgtagccttttattttatttaaattttgtaaCGTGGTATTACACCACCGTGGGTTCAACTCTGATGGCTACAGTTTCAAGCTTAAAGCTTAACAGTGACAGTCACCTATGCTACTTGCTTTAGATTTAGAGtctctaaggcagtggtgggcaacctgcggcccatagACTGTAtggggcctgtcagggtaatccactggcgggctgtgagacagtgtttacattgaccatccacagtaCAGCCACCCGCAACTCCCaatggccgcggtttgccgttcccagccaatgggagctgtgggaagtggtgcaggctgcagggacgtgctggccaatgcttcccacagctcccattggcggggAACAGCGAACCGATAGTCAATGGAAACGCTGTCTCACGGCCTGCCAGCTGGTTACCCTGACAGGTtgcatgtggcccatgggccacaggttgcccaccactgctctagggacACACAAAGACCAAGGGTAGTGACCACACAGACATTCACAAGCACAAGGTCTGCTctgttttacaagttttattaaagttacaattaCAGTGATGATTACCCAGAGATTATTAAGCATGTAGAAATTCTATACAGACCTAGGCACAAGTTACAAATATAGTTCTACTCACATCCTTCACAATAGTGTTAAGGTCTGATGGGTCTCTCATAGACTGATCATCATcagagggatggttcctgctggagtttcccATAGGGAGCTCAATTTTCCTAACCTAGGCAGCCtcttttataatgtgattctgacTATGCGTCATTAGCATTTCTGCACATAGTGCACTCTGCGGTTAGGGCATGTGTTACAAAAATGTGATTACCAGGTATCTTTGCAATATCACCCATTGGTATATCTTTTCCAGTAATCTTAGGGCATCGGGTTATTCTTTGGTCACTTACTTATATCAGCGTTCCTTAACTCTGTGGCTTATGTACGGCTAAGATAAAATTTTACAGGCCTCAGCCCAGAGGCCTTGCTTTTGAACCCTACTTACTTAGATACCTAATACATGAGAATTCCTTCTACATACTCATCAATCTTATACTTCCATAATCCTACAATTTAACTCTATTTAGCATACAATGATTATGTATAACATAACATGTTAGTTAATtataacatcacacaataaatgaccaataaactaaaatcattttCTACGCAAGCTAATGCCCCAGAGCAATATTACTTGTGCTTTGCAAAAATCTAGACTCTTTAAAACAACAGGCACATTCATGTTGCTGGAAAGGAACAGCTTTATTCCTTGGTGCTATGTAATATTTCCTCATTCATTATCACCCCATGCAACTTGCAGCTTTCACCCAGTATCAACTGCCTCCTGGGTTTGTTCCATAATGGAACTCTACTGTTTGATATACTCCTGATTTTATATACTGTTTCTTAAACAGGCAGGATGGTCCAGCAGTTAGGGTTCTGGCtgagacttgggagacctgggtttaattctctgccacacacttcctgtgtgatctcagGCAACTCACTTAGCCTCTgtcgtgcctcagttccctatctgtaaaattaggataataGTGCTGTCCTACCTCACGAGGTGCTAGATTGAAAAGGTGCTTAGATCCTATGGTAATGAGGTCCATATAAGTACTTAACTAGAAAATGTGAATCTGGTTTTGTAAGGATTATGGTTTTAGGGTATATTAGATTATGAGGAAATGTATAGAATTCTGACAGTGTGGTGTCTGAGTGGATCAGAAGAATATTTATAATGCATAGAATTTGAGTGATCTGATTGTTATGAAATGTTAATTATACAGTATTGTAGGGGTGGGTAGGCATAGGCACATTTTTCTTGTGATGCAAATAGCATGCATTTTAAGTGGTTAATGCAAAATACTTGGATTATAATATGTTGAAATGAATCATTGGAATAGAAGATGGGCTGTTAGAAACGGAATCCTCACAACATCATCTTTTTGTCCTAAGTAAAACTTTCAGGAGCATCATGCAGCTAAAACCCAGTTTAAAAATGTTACACTTATGAAATTAATGTTACCAGTGAGTGTTACCACCCAATCTTCGTTACTACAAAGCCAGGTATTCATGTCAATCAGCTTTTGCCATAGCACAAGGAAAAAGAGAGTTAATAGACACAAATAAGCTCGTTAGAAATAAGACTGAACTTCAAATCCCAAAGTTGCAATGTATGCAAATTATTAAGTGTATAAATATATGAACTGATTCTCTTTCTGTTGACCCTGATGTAAATCAATAGGGCAAATGTTGTAACCATCCTAATTACTTTCTCCTTACTGTTAGTCAGTAAAATCTATggggcagatcctgggctggtgtaaatcagtgaaattccattgaagtcagtgggttaGActctcagtggagctatgctaatGGACACCAATTGAGGATTTGACTCAGTCTCCTTGCTTTAACTGGACCACAACATTAGCAATTTTATGGTACCTCAGTCAAGCAAAAGCCATCTGGAATGGACAAGATTAAACACATCAAATATATTTTCAGCCTGTGGGAGGCTTTAATTACGGAAAGGCAAAATGACGCTATGGCAGCATAAACCCTGATAAGGTACTCTTGAGCGTCTCTCTCAGTAGAATGTggcttgattaaaaaataaaatttaaacttTTGTTATCACCAATAAAGTCTTCATTTAACCCTGGGCACCTTGGATGTTCTGAGATTCCAGACGAGCAAGGAGAGACTGGAATGTTGTATTTTTCATACCATTATTAAAGGCGTAACCTGAGCAGAGGACCTTCCTCTAAATCCCAAAACTTTCAacagaaacaacaaaaaatgccTTCTGTAGGGATCATTCCCCAGGCTTTCCCTTCCACACTGCTCCTGAAATGGTGTGTGGGAAGACCCAGTGTCTTTCTCAGAATAACAAATTATATGACATTTCTACCTTTTAGGCTCCATATCTCTGCTCCATCTAAACTCTGAGATTGAATTTTAGACAGGAAGActttaagggcccaatccaaaaTCCACTAACTTGATGGgattctttccattgatttcactgggctttgaatcaggccataATGGCATGATGAACCGGATTGCCCCTTGAAGTTGTAGCAAATTTAAAGGGTCCCTGTGTTGCTATCATAGTGTTACGTTTCAGTTGGGAAAAACAATGATTCCATTTCCCCGGGAGGTGAATTGTCAGGCCTGAATACACAAAACTTGTCTTACAACACAACACTACATATGAGCTAGCTTCTTTTTGTCTCTTTCCATCTTTCACTCCATTTTTATGCACATATCAAGGAAGTGTTGCAGACCCCAGAGAGAGCAAATTGCAGAGTTTTAAATCCCTAAAAAGTAGACGTATACAATATGTTAGAAGTAGATCTTACCTAGCTCTCCATCTAGGGGATATCTCTTGCTTTCAGCCTAGCTTCACCTCTCTCCCACGTAAACCCAAATCATTACAGTTTTATTATTGCTAATTATCAACCTAAGAAATGCTGAATGGTGCAACCTCAGTTAGTAGAGGATAAAACCGCTCTGACCTTGAAGGAACTAACCCAGAGAAATCTCAGGCTTCCTCCTTGACTGTTTTCCTTGCATTGTTCATTTTTGACCTTTGTGCATTTTTGACCTTTGACtaggcattcaaaaatcatgagtcaggcccccagaATAAtcagactggcttaaaaatcatgttttAAGAAAATT
Encoded here:
- the LOC127047105 gene encoding sulfotransferase 1 family member D1-like; its protein translation is MEHLSRQELDVIHEIPLYWTFVEKWAQVESFQARPDDLLISTYPKSGTTWISEIVDMIYNDGDEEKCKRDAIFNRIPFMEMSCPGLPSGTEQLAVMPLPRLVKTHLPVQLLPVSFWEQDCKMIYLARNAKDVAVSYYHFYQMAKIHPDPGTWDEFLGKFMAGKVAYGSWYDHVKGWWEKKKAYRILYMFYEDMKKDPKREIEKVLQFLGKDLKEEVVNKILHHTSFQEMKKNPTANYEMMPAWAMDHSVSPFMRKGMSGDWKNYFTVAQNEIFDAHYKEQMKGSTFRCQMEI